A genomic region of Terriglobia bacterium contains the following coding sequences:
- a CDS encoding CusA/CzcA family heavy metal efflux RND transporter, which translates to MIHRIVQFALNQRFLVLMITAAICVAGVLSFQKMPVDAYPDLSPPMVEIITQWPGHAAEEVERLVTLPLELEMNGVPRMQVMRSISLYGLSDVRMTFAEGVDPYFARQVVFERLADAELPSGVTPSMAPLFSPSGLVYRYVLESPDKTAQELKTIEDWVVERAYRSVPGVADDSGFGGTTMQYQVLLDPNKIFGYHLTVPQVINALSANNANTGGGFYSQGGQFYYVRGIGLVRNQEDIGNVIVGSNKGTPIRVRDIGNVAIGHAPRLGEFGFQNNDDAVEGVIMMRRGEQAQNVLKGVEKKTEELNHGVLPPDVKIHPFYDRSELVRLTTDTVEGNLVRGMILVFLVLVFFLMSWRAALIVSATIPLALLFAFIFLHARNIPANLLSIGAIDFGIIIDGTVVMMENIYRVLAERAGQEYHLKDVIVEAARDVDRPIFYSVAVIIAGYLPIYVLTGPSGKLFHPMADTMSIALIGALLFTLTLIPVLASFWFKEGVKEHTNKVFDWLKNWYSKRLAWCLGHPKTTIVGALAIFLGSISLVPFIGGEFMPHLDEGAVWVRATMPYTISFDEASKFAPEVRKLLMSYPQVTVVGSELGRPDDGTDPTGFFNCEFYVGLRPYNDKVWSGDIKTKDELIASLQKKLAAYPGVIFNFTQPAEDAVDEALTGLKSALAVKIFGPNLQVLQDKALQVKNTLETVPGFTELTVVRELGQPSLLIDVDRDKIARYGVNVSDVEAVVQAAVGGQAATQVVQGERLFDLVVRMQPQFRSSATQIGDLLVGTPDGQQIPLRALADIRQGNGASFIYRENNSRYIGVQYSIEGRDLESAVHAGQDAVKKTVKLPPGYTMHWGGEYSLFVEARKQLTVIGPLTVLLIFMILFALYGNFKFPLVIAMDVVLTEPVGALIALKLTHTPLSVSSVLGLIALMGVSVETSVILFSYINKLRLQGMDITSATYEAALLRLRPIMMTALVACLGLLPAALSTGIGSDTQRPFAIVIVAGLVSRLLLGFFVAPVLYKTVARDGDVLQV; encoded by the coding sequence ATGATTCATCGCATCGTTCAATTTGCACTCAATCAGCGCTTCCTGGTGCTGATGATTACGGCGGCAATTTGCGTCGCCGGCGTGTTGTCGTTCCAGAAAATGCCGGTGGACGCGTACCCGGATCTTTCGCCGCCGATGGTGGAGATCATCACGCAATGGCCCGGCCACGCGGCGGAGGAAGTCGAGCGTCTGGTAACGCTGCCGCTGGAACTGGAGATGAACGGTGTGCCGCGCATGCAGGTGATGCGCTCGATTTCGCTGTACGGGCTTTCAGACGTGCGGATGACGTTCGCAGAGGGAGTAGATCCGTACTTCGCGCGGCAAGTGGTTTTTGAACGACTGGCAGATGCGGAACTTCCATCTGGTGTGACGCCGAGCATGGCGCCATTGTTCAGCCCGAGCGGCCTGGTTTACCGGTATGTTCTGGAAAGTCCCGACAAAACGGCGCAGGAACTGAAGACGATTGAAGACTGGGTGGTGGAGCGCGCGTACCGATCGGTTCCCGGCGTGGCGGACGATTCCGGATTCGGCGGCACCACGATGCAATACCAGGTGTTGCTCGATCCGAACAAGATCTTTGGATATCACCTGACGGTCCCACAGGTTATCAACGCGCTCTCTGCCAACAACGCGAACACGGGAGGCGGATTCTACTCGCAGGGCGGGCAGTTCTATTACGTGCGCGGCATCGGCCTGGTGCGGAACCAGGAGGATATCGGCAACGTCATTGTAGGCAGCAACAAGGGGACCCCAATACGGGTGCGGGACATCGGGAACGTCGCAATTGGGCACGCGCCGAGGCTGGGCGAGTTTGGGTTCCAGAATAATGACGATGCTGTTGAAGGCGTGATCATGATGCGCCGTGGCGAGCAGGCGCAGAACGTTCTTAAAGGGGTCGAGAAGAAGACAGAGGAATTGAATCACGGCGTGCTGCCGCCGGATGTGAAGATTCATCCGTTTTACGACCGCAGCGAACTGGTTCGGTTGACGACGGACACGGTGGAAGGAAACCTGGTTCGGGGCATGATCCTGGTTTTCCTGGTGCTGGTTTTCTTCCTGATGAGTTGGCGGGCGGCGCTGATCGTTTCTGCGACCATACCTCTGGCCCTGCTCTTCGCGTTCATTTTCCTGCATGCGCGGAATATTCCGGCGAACTTGCTTTCGATTGGCGCCATCGATTTTGGAATCATCATCGACGGTACCGTGGTGATGATGGAGAACATCTATCGCGTGCTGGCGGAGCGCGCAGGGCAGGAATACCACCTGAAGGATGTGATCGTAGAGGCCGCGCGCGACGTGGACCGGCCGATCTTCTATTCGGTAGCGGTGATCATTGCGGGATACCTGCCGATTTATGTGCTCACCGGGCCGTCTGGGAAATTGTTTCACCCGATGGCAGACACGATGTCGATTGCGCTGATTGGAGCGTTGCTTTTCACGCTGACGTTGATTCCGGTTCTGGCATCGTTCTGGTTCAAAGAAGGCGTGAAAGAGCATACGAACAAGGTCTTCGACTGGTTGAAGAACTGGTATTCGAAGCGGCTGGCGTGGTGCCTGGGCCACCCGAAGACCACCATCGTGGGGGCTCTTGCCATTTTCCTGGGAAGTATTTCCCTGGTTCCATTCATCGGCGGCGAGTTCATGCCGCACCTGGATGAGGGAGCGGTCTGGGTTCGCGCGACGATGCCGTACACGATTTCATTCGACGAGGCGAGCAAATTCGCTCCAGAGGTTCGCAAGTTGCTCATGTCGTATCCGCAGGTGACGGTGGTCGGGTCGGAACTTGGCAGGCCAGATGACGGAACGGATCCGACGGGATTTTTCAACTGCGAGTTTTATGTCGGGTTGCGGCCCTACAACGACAAGGTCTGGTCGGGCGACATCAAGACCAAGGATGAACTGATCGCCTCGCTTCAGAAGAAGCTGGCGGCCTATCCGGGAGTGATCTTCAACTTCACGCAGCCGGCCGAGGATGCGGTGGACGAAGCGCTGACCGGTTTGAAGAGCGCGCTGGCGGTAAAGATCTTCGGGCCCAACCTGCAAGTGCTGCAGGACAAGGCGCTACAGGTGAAGAACACCCTGGAGACAGTTCCAGGATTCACGGAACTGACGGTGGTGCGCGAGCTTGGGCAGCCGAGTCTGCTGATCGACGTGGATCGCGACAAGATCGCGCGTTATGGCGTGAATGTCTCGGATGTTGAAGCGGTGGTACAGGCGGCGGTCGGCGGACAGGCGGCGACGCAGGTTGTGCAGGGCGAGCGGTTGTTCGATCTCGTGGTACGCATGCAGCCGCAGTTCCGGAGCAGCGCGACACAGATCGGCGATCTGCTGGTGGGTACGCCGGATGGCCAGCAGATTCCCTTGCGAGCGCTGGCGGATATTCGGCAGGGGAACGGAGCATCGTTCATTTACCGCGAGAATAACTCGCGCTACATCGGTGTTCAGTACAGCATCGAAGGACGAGACCTGGAGAGCGCGGTACATGCGGGGCAGGACGCAGTAAAAAAGACGGTGAAACTGCCGCCGGGATACACGATGCACTGGGGCGGCGAGTACAGCCTGTTCGTGGAGGCGCGCAAACAGCTGACGGTTATTGGACCCCTGACAGTGCTGCTGATCTTCATGATCCTGTTCGCGCTGTACGGGAATTTCAAGTTCCCGCTGGTGATCGCGATGGACGTGGTCCTGACGGAACCCGTCGGAGCATTGATCGCGCTGAAGCTGACGCACACGCCGCTGAGTGTTTCTTCCGTGCTCGGGTTGATTGCGCTGATGGGCGTTTCGGTGGAAACAAGCGTCATCCTGTTCTCGTACATCAACAAACTGCGCTTGCAGGGAATGGACATCACAAGCGCGACCTATGAAGCGGCGCTGCTGCGGTTGCGACCGATCATGATGACGGCGCTGGTGGCGTGTCTTGGATTATTGCCGGCAGCGCTTTCGACGGGTATCGGTTCAGATACGCAGCGGCCATTCGCAATCGTGATTGTGGCGGGGCTGGTCTCGCGATTGCTGCTCGGATTCTTTGTTGCGCCGGTGCTCTACAAG
- a CDS encoding efflux RND transporter periplasmic adaptor subunit produces MDLSRFGLKRKHVAALLAVLVAALALACSNDSDKVDAASKKAGDQARLFSVPQDQLSHLGIYTVEPTSLERVLRLPGSVAYNGFTTTPVISQVSGPVGRIVVVPGQVVRAGQPMLYVSSPDFAQLRSNYIKANDAHALAHKNYVRAQDLYQHKAVSERDYEAAQSAEIQAQADLEAAEQSLRIVGITDPAALTKSQSPEVPVSAPISGEVVDRQVAPGQLLQGGNTQCFTISNMHTVWVMVNVYQQDLAAVHVGDVAKIKTDAYPDIFTGKISYIGAALDPNTRTLQARVVTPNPQEKLKKDMYVNVVLHAGTIKDALAVPDSAVLRNNDNEPFVYVNQGENKFGERLVKVGESSNGKTQIVSGLNPGDRVVADGSLFLQFQNSLQ; encoded by the coding sequence ATGGATTTATCGAGATTCGGGCTGAAGCGAAAGCACGTGGCGGCGTTGCTTGCGGTGCTAGTGGCCGCGCTTGCCCTGGCGTGCTCGAATGACAGCGACAAGGTGGATGCGGCTTCGAAAAAAGCGGGCGACCAGGCGAGGCTATTCAGCGTTCCGCAAGACCAACTTTCGCACCTTGGCATTTACACCGTAGAACCGACGTCACTGGAGAGAGTGCTGCGACTGCCGGGTTCGGTGGCTTACAACGGGTTCACGACGACGCCGGTGATCTCGCAGGTGAGCGGCCCGGTGGGACGGATCGTGGTGGTTCCGGGGCAGGTGGTTCGCGCGGGACAGCCGATGCTTTACGTGAGCAGCCCGGATTTCGCGCAATTGCGATCGAACTATATCAAAGCGAACGACGCGCACGCATTGGCGCACAAGAACTATGTGCGCGCGCAGGATCTGTATCAGCACAAGGCCGTATCCGAGCGCGATTATGAGGCGGCGCAGTCGGCGGAGATCCAGGCGCAGGCGGATTTGGAAGCGGCGGAGCAGTCGCTGCGAATTGTCGGTATCACTGATCCGGCAGCTCTTACGAAATCTCAGAGCCCGGAGGTGCCGGTGTCGGCGCCGATTTCGGGCGAAGTGGTCGACCGCCAGGTCGCGCCGGGACAACTGTTGCAGGGCGGAAACACGCAGTGCTTCACCATTTCGAACATGCACACGGTTTGGGTGATGGTGAACGTGTACCAGCAGGACTTGGCGGCGGTGCACGTGGGAGATGTCGCGAAAATCAAGACTGACGCGTATCCGGATATTTTCACGGGGAAGATTTCGTACATCGGCGCGGCGCTGGACCCGAACACGCGTACGCTGCAGGCACGTGTTGTGACGCCGAATCCGCAGGAAAAGCTGAAGAAAGATATGTACGTGAACGTGGTGCTGCACGCCGGCACGATTAAGGATGCGCTGGCGGTTCCGGACTCGGCGGTGCTGCGGAACAACGACAATGAGCCTTTCGTTTACGTCAACCAGGGCGAGAACAAGTTTGGAGAGCGGCTGGTAAAGGTGGGCGAGAGCAGCAATGGGAAAACGCAGATCGTTTCCGGATTGAATCCGGGGGATCGCGTGGTGGCGGATGGGAGCCTGTTCCTGCAGTTCCAGAATTCGCTCCAGTAA
- a CDS encoding TolC family protein: MRLGVVLGLTMALFCGQVAAQAKSRVSLDEAISLALAHSPTLKALRTQIPQSQAEEITANLRPNPVLSWDTQFIPLFQPSQFSADYFNTTAQFDLGVGYLLERGGKRQHRLEAAKNQTAVSRSQIADAERTLTFNVAQQFIGVLLAESNLQFANEALKSYQDTVNISQERYKAGDISEGDLLKIKLQTLQFQTDVSAAQIARTQALVALRQLIGYDALAPDYDVVGDLAYQPLKLNEDDLKVAALKRPDVVAAQQGVTLAQSQHTLEIANGKRDLNASFNYSHVAGVNTGAFFFNMEIPIFDRNQGEIKRTQYAIDQSNYTQTAAEETALADVANAYETFRSSDQVVQLYTSGYLKQAQESRDISEYAYRGGAASLLDLLDAERSYRQTQLAYRQALANYMLSVEQVREAVGMRNLP; the protein is encoded by the coding sequence ATGAGGCTCGGTGTCGTTTTGGGCCTGACGATGGCGCTGTTTTGTGGGCAAGTAGCGGCGCAAGCGAAGTCGCGCGTCTCGCTGGATGAGGCGATCTCGCTGGCGCTGGCGCACAGTCCGACGCTGAAGGCGTTACGGACGCAGATTCCGCAAAGCCAGGCAGAAGAGATTACGGCGAATTTGCGGCCGAACCCGGTGCTTTCGTGGGACACGCAGTTCATTCCGCTGTTTCAGCCGAGCCAGTTCAGCGCGGACTACTTCAACACCACAGCGCAGTTTGATCTCGGAGTCGGCTATCTTCTGGAGCGAGGTGGCAAGCGCCAGCATAGGCTAGAGGCGGCGAAGAACCAGACAGCGGTTTCGAGGTCGCAGATTGCGGACGCCGAACGGACGCTGACATTCAATGTGGCGCAGCAGTTCATCGGCGTTCTGCTGGCGGAGTCGAACCTGCAGTTTGCGAACGAGGCGCTGAAGAGCTACCAGGACACGGTCAACATCAGCCAGGAGCGATACAAGGCCGGGGACATCAGCGAAGGCGACCTGCTGAAGATCAAGTTGCAGACGCTGCAGTTCCAGACAGATGTCTCGGCGGCGCAGATTGCGCGGACGCAGGCTCTGGTGGCGTTACGACAATTGATTGGATATGACGCGCTGGCGCCCGATTACGACGTGGTTGGCGACCTCGCATATCAGCCGTTGAAACTGAACGAGGATGATCTGAAGGTGGCCGCGCTGAAGCGTCCCGATGTGGTGGCGGCCCAGCAAGGAGTGACGCTGGCGCAGAGCCAGCACACGCTGGAAATCGCGAATGGGAAACGGGATCTGAATGCGAGCTTTAATTATTCGCACGTGGCTGGGGTGAATACGGGCGCGTTCTTCTTCAACATGGAAATCCCGATCTTCGACCGTAACCAGGGAGAGATCAAGCGTACGCAGTACGCGATCGACCAGTCGAATTACACGCAGACCGCTGCCGAGGAGACGGCGCTGGCGGATGTCGCGAACGCTTACGAGACGTTCCGCAGCAGCGACCAGGTAGTGCAACTCTACACGTCGGGATACTTGAAGCAGGCGCAAGAATCGCGGGACATAAGTGAATACGCATACCGGGGCGGGGCGGCGAGTTTGCTCGACCTGCTGGATGCGGAGAGAAGTTATCGCCAAACGCAACTGGCCTACCGGCAGGCACTGGCGAACTACATGCTGTCGGTGGAGCAGGTCCGAGAGGCGGTTGGAATGAGGAATTTGCCGTGA
- a CDS encoding beta-ketoacyl-[acyl-carrier-protein] synthase family protein, producing the protein MQKRAVITGLGVVSPNGIGVPEFERAILEGRSGVRRISLFDPKGLPVTIAGEVSGFDELAWISEHERKHVSRAVPMAIAASAEALKDSGWDPEKMSLEEKRDTAVILGTGGGAQDFSEGQYRLWLTGNIKQASIFVIPSGTMGTMSSEISMRFGFRGFSHVVTCGCTSSTDAMGYALEKIRAGRISRVLVGGVDSPIAMGIMKGFLLMRILSTAFDKEPKKASRPFSVDRDGFVLAEGAWMMMLEEYESAKARGAKLYAEIAGYGSTCEAFHRVRLQECGEEPARAMQLAMEDAGIGPEQVQYVNLHGTSTELNDRIETRAIKLAMGNGRAYKIPMSALKSQIGHPQGACGAAGVVATVLAMKNSQLPPTINLERPDPECDLDYVPEAGRKQEIEHALCNCIAFGSKNSALVLKKE; encoded by the coding sequence ATGCAAAAGCGGGCTGTCATAACAGGACTGGGCGTTGTCAGCCCGAACGGAATCGGAGTGCCGGAGTTTGAGCGGGCGATTCTCGAGGGGCGCAGCGGTGTACGCCGGATTTCTTTGTTCGATCCGAAGGGGCTGCCGGTGACAATTGCCGGGGAGGTCTCCGGGTTCGACGAGCTTGCGTGGATAAGCGAGCATGAGCGAAAACACGTTTCGCGCGCGGTGCCGATGGCGATTGCGGCGAGTGCGGAGGCGCTGAAGGACTCGGGATGGGACCCGGAGAAGATGTCCCTGGAGGAGAAGCGCGATACGGCGGTGATTCTTGGGACGGGCGGTGGCGCGCAGGATTTCTCGGAAGGACAGTACCGGCTGTGGCTGACAGGGAACATCAAGCAGGCGAGTATCTTTGTGATTCCGAGCGGGACCATGGGGACGATGTCGAGCGAGATCTCGATGCGGTTTGGCTTTCGCGGGTTCAGTCATGTCGTGACGTGCGGGTGTACTTCGTCGACGGACGCGATGGGTTATGCGCTGGAGAAGATTCGCGCGGGCCGGATTTCGCGAGTGCTGGTGGGCGGGGTGGATTCGCCGATTGCAATGGGGATCATGAAGGGATTCCTGTTGATGCGAATTCTTTCGACGGCGTTCGACAAGGAACCGAAGAAAGCGTCGCGGCCGTTCTCGGTGGATCGGGATGGGTTTGTGCTGGCCGAGGGCGCATGGATGATGATGCTGGAAGAGTACGAGTCGGCGAAGGCTCGTGGGGCAAAGCTGTACGCCGAGATTGCGGGGTATGGGTCCACATGTGAGGCGTTCCATCGCGTGCGATTACAGGAGTGCGGCGAGGAGCCGGCGCGGGCGATGCAACTGGCGATGGAAGACGCGGGGATCGGGCCGGAGCAGGTGCAGTATGTAAATCTGCATGGGACTTCCACGGAACTGAACGACCGGATCGAGACGCGCGCGATAAAGCTGGCGATGGGGAATGGGCGCGCCTACAAGATTCCAATGTCGGCGCTGAAGTCGCAGATTGGGCATCCGCAGGGGGCGTGCGGGGCGGCAGGAGTTGTGGCTACGGTATTGGCCATGAAGAATTCGCAGTTACCGCCGACGATTAATTTGGAGCGTCCCGACCCGGAATGCGATTTGGATTATGTTCCGGAGGCCGGACGGAAGCAGGAGATTGAGCACGCGCTGTGTAATTGCATTGCGTTCGGGTCGAAGAATTCGGCGCTGGTGTTGAAGAAGGAATAA
- a CDS encoding acyl carrier protein: MDSDLTTRVIAEIASVKGISPEKITVDSTFDELAIDSLDATNLLFSLEEEFGVSIPDAEARQIRNVHGAIEQVDRLLAAKAQAQD; encoded by the coding sequence ATGGATAGCGACCTGACCACAAGGGTCATTGCCGAGATTGCCTCGGTTAAAGGCATCTCCCCCGAAAAGATCACCGTCGACAGCACCTTCGACGAACTCGCCATCGACAGCCTCGACGCCACCAACCTCCTCTTCTCTCTGGAAGAAGAATTCGGCGTCTCAATCCCCGACGCCGAAGCGCGCCAGATCCGGAATGTCCATGGCGCCATCGAACAGGTCGACCGCTTGCTAGCCGCCAAAGCCCAGGCACAGGACTGA
- a CDS encoding methyltransferase domain-containing protein: protein MKRVPQHELLDDDLGTSAEICASLSDLRHINIWFGGIATTRSLLRNAMHKAGLTSATVLEVASADGFCIRQAAKSLEHDGLQFRITLLDRKESHLASTNGFRTVVGDALHLPFDDRSFDFISCGLFIHHLSPEDVVRFGCESLRVCRHAVLINDLRRSAAHLALVYLGFPLFRSRITRHDGPASVRQSYGPAEISDLLKKTHARSIEITNHYLYRMAVTVWK, encoded by the coding sequence ATGAAGCGCGTCCCCCAACACGAACTCCTCGACGACGACCTCGGCACTTCCGCTGAAATCTGCGCCTCCCTCTCCGACCTCCGCCACATAAACATATGGTTCGGCGGCATCGCCACAACCCGCTCCCTGCTTCGAAACGCCATGCACAAAGCCGGACTGACCTCGGCGACTGTTCTCGAAGTTGCTTCCGCCGACGGCTTCTGCATCCGCCAAGCCGCAAAGAGCCTGGAACACGATGGCCTGCAATTCCGAATCACTCTCCTCGACCGCAAGGAATCTCATCTCGCATCCACCAACGGCTTCCGCACGGTGGTAGGCGATGCCCTCCATCTCCCCTTCGACGACCGCTCCTTCGACTTCATCAGTTGCGGCCTCTTCATCCATCACCTCTCGCCCGAAGACGTCGTTCGCTTCGGCTGCGAGTCTCTTCGCGTTTGCCGTCACGCCGTTCTCATTAACGATCTCCGCCGCTCCGCCGCCCATCTCGCGCTCGTCTATCTCGGGTTTCCGCTCTTCCGTAGCCGCATCACGCGGCACGACGGACCCGCATCGGTGCGCCAATCCTACGGGCCAGCCGAGATTTCAGATTTACTGAAGAAGACGCACGCCCGCAGCATCGAAATTACCAACCACTACCTGTACCGAATGGCGGTAACGGTATGGAAATGA